In the Salmo trutta chromosome 33, fSalTru1.1, whole genome shotgun sequence genome, one interval contains:
- the degs2 gene encoding sphingolipid delta(4)-desaturase/C4-monooxygenase DES2, whose translation MKSIEMDKTGERGDFEWVYNDQPHTSRRKEILAKYPEIKSLMGPDPQLKWVVTGMVLTQLLACYMVHDLPWKWVLFWSYGFGGCINHSLTLAIHDISHNVAFGNKLARLNRWFAIWANLPIGLPYSASFKKYHIDHHRYLGGDGLDVDIPTDAEGWFFCTPLRKVLWLFLQPLFYALRPLVVNPKPVSRLEMMNAAVQFAVNFVIFYLWGLKPIVYLIAGSILCMGLHPISGHFIAEHYMFLKGHETYSYYGPLNWITFNVGYHMEHHDFPSIPGSKLPQVKKMAAEYYDSLPQHTSWIRVLWDFVFDDSIGPYTRIKREYKLVKQE comes from the exons CAAAATACCCAGAGATCAAGTCCCTGATGGGGCCTGACCCCCAGTTGAAGTGGGTGGTGACGGGGATGGTCCTCACCCAGCTTCTGGCCTGCTACATGGTCCACGACCTCCCCTGGAAGTGGGTGTTATTCTGGTCATACGGCTTCGGCGGCTGCATCAACCACTCGCTGACCCTCGCCATTCACGATATCTCCCACAACGTTGCGTTCGGCAACAAGCTGGCGCGCCTCAACCGCTGGTTCGCCATATGGGCCAACCTCCCCATCGGACTGCCCTACTCGGCTTCGTTCAAGAAGTACCACATCGACCACCACCGCTACCTGGGTGGCGACGGCCTAGATGTGGACATCCCCACGGACGCGGAGGGCTGGTTCTTCTGCACACCCCTGCGGAAGGTCCTGTGGCTCTTCCTCCAGCCGTTGTTCTACGCACTGCGCCCTCTAGTGGTGAACCCCAAGCCAGTCTCTAGACTAGAGATGATGAATGCCGCTGTTCAATTTGCAGTGAACTTTGTGATATTCTACCTATGGGGGCTGAAGCCAATTGTTTACCTCATAGCCGGGTCCATTTTATGCATGGGCCTACATCCCATCTCTGGACACTTCATAGCGGAGCACTACATGTTCCTGAAGGGCCACGAGACATACTCCTACTACGGCCCACTGAACTGGATCACCTTCAACGTGGGTTACCACATGGAGCACCATGACTTCCCCAGTATACCTGGCAGTAAGCTGCCTCAG GTGAAGAAGATGGCAGCAGAGTACTACGACTCCCTACCACAGCACACTTCCTGGATCCGGGTGTTGTGGGACTTTGTCTTTGATGACAGCATCGGTCCCTACACCAGGATCAAGCGGGAATATAAGCTGGTCAAGCAGGAGTAG